In Rhipicephalus microplus isolate Deutch F79 chromosome 7, USDA_Rmic, whole genome shotgun sequence, one genomic interval encodes:
- the LOC119187205 gene encoding grancalcin-like, whose product MDSRVVEEFIRRVGQRRTHPPIYLRTAALVLEFCTIRGATDCDDLLNMGCQAIQYWASVFQEFDLDRSGFVSNRGLEAALRECGYPVTGDLLACLCGVYSKDGRVFVDVFVKVCAVVGSVCP is encoded by the coding sequence ATGGACTCTCGCGTCGTCGAAGAGTTTATCCGGCGTGTTGGCCAACGGCGAACGCATCCGCCAATCTATCTCCGCACTGCGGCGCTCGTTCTAGAGTTCTGCACCATCAGGGGTGCAACCGACTGCGATGACCTGCTGAACATGGGCTGCCAGGCTATCCAATACTGGGCCTCAGTATTTCAGGAGTTTGATCTCGATAGAAGCGGTTTCGTCTCCAACCGCGGCCTGGAGGCAGCCCTCAGAGAGTGCGGTTACCCGGTCACCGGAGACCTCTTGGCTTGCCTGTGCGGCGTCTATTCCAAAGACGGCCGGGTTTTCGTCGACGTTTTCGTGAAGGTTTGCGCCGTCGTCGGAAGCGTGTGCCCCTGA